The Hydrogenophaga crocea genome contains a region encoding:
- a CDS encoding ABC transporter ATP-binding protein: MNATVNATVNDDTPLVRATDLAKTFDVSPPWLNRVIERKPRQLLRAVDGVSFDIPRGQTLALVGESGCGKSTVARLLVGLYEPTRGGFEFDRQDAHAAFKTPEGRVLRRRIQMIFQDPYASLNPRWRVEDIIAEPLREHQIESDPVKLRERVDGLLQSVGLSPLDRVKYPHQFSGGQRQRISIARALATQPDFLVCDEPTSALDVSVQAQVLNIMKDLQRERGLTYLFISHNLAVVRHVSDQVGVMYLGRLVELAPKHTLFEQPRHPYTRMLLDAIPKMHDTGRARTPVQGEVPNPLNPPSGCAFNPRCPHANERCRNERPALQTLGGIRIACHAVAEGRIR; the protein is encoded by the coding sequence ATGAACGCCACCGTGAACGCCACCGTGAACGACGACACCCCGCTGGTGCGCGCCACCGACCTGGCCAAGACCTTCGACGTCTCGCCGCCCTGGCTCAACCGCGTGATCGAGCGCAAGCCGCGCCAGCTGCTGCGCGCCGTCGACGGCGTGAGCTTCGACATCCCGCGCGGCCAGACGCTGGCGCTGGTGGGCGAGTCGGGCTGCGGCAAGAGCACCGTGGCGCGGCTGCTCGTGGGCCTGTACGAGCCCACGCGCGGCGGCTTCGAGTTCGACCGCCAGGACGCGCACGCCGCGTTCAAGACGCCCGAAGGCCGCGTGCTGCGCCGGCGCATCCAGATGATCTTCCAGGACCCGTACGCGAGCCTGAACCCGCGCTGGCGGGTCGAAGACATCATTGCCGAGCCGCTGCGCGAGCACCAGATCGAGTCCGACCCGGTGAAGCTGCGCGAGCGCGTGGACGGCCTGCTGCAGTCGGTGGGCCTGAGCCCGCTCGACCGCGTGAAGTACCCGCACCAGTTCAGCGGCGGCCAGCGCCAGCGCATCTCGATCGCGCGCGCCCTGGCCACGCAGCCCGACTTCCTGGTCTGCGACGAGCCCACCAGCGCACTCGACGTGTCGGTGCAGGCGCAGGTGCTCAACATCATGAAGGACCTGCAGCGCGAGCGCGGCCTGACCTACCTGTTCATCAGCCACAACCTGGCCGTGGTGCGCCACGTGAGTGACCAGGTGGGTGTGATGTACCTGGGCCGCCTGGTGGAACTGGCGCCCAAGCACACGCTGTTCGAGCAGCCGCGCCACCCCTACACGCGCATGCTGCTCGACGCGATCCCCAAGATGCACGACACGGGCCGCGCGCGCACACCGGTGCAGGGCGAGGTGCCCAACCCGCTGAACCCGCCCAGTGGCTGTGCCTTCAACCCGCGCTGCCCGCACGCCAACGAGCGCTGCCGCAACGAGCGCCCCGCGCTGCAGACCCTGGGCGGCATCCGCATCGCGTGCCACGCGGTAGCAGAAGGGCGGATACGATGA
- a CDS encoding quinone oxidoreductase family protein, which translates to MRAIAQFEFGSADVLRVCDMPMPTLRPHDVLVRVAATSVNPADLRARRPSSARSIAREFPLVLGYDFSGSIVELGSKVAGWQVGDEVIGCPSLMRQGANAEFIAVDHRVIARKPKALTHVEAASLPLVGLTAWGALVDRANLREDQTVLIHGGAGGVGHVAAQLVQLLNARPVVTCGSSQSLAFCRDRLGLNTCLDYRAEDYADRLLESTQGRGFDVALETVGGDNMNVTMSAMAPLSQVVCIVPSAIDGLRSGAFMKSITVHYNMMTAPLEYERQPEKLGENLATLAYLVEQGQLRPVVDRVWPVSEMAVAHKALEAGGVTGKLAIDVADGWLN; encoded by the coding sequence ATGCGGGCCATTGCCCAGTTCGAATTCGGAAGCGCAGACGTGCTGCGCGTCTGCGATATGCCTATGCCCACACTGCGCCCTCACGACGTGCTGGTGCGTGTGGCCGCCACTTCGGTGAACCCCGCGGACTTGCGAGCACGTCGCCCGTCCAGTGCACGTTCGATTGCACGCGAATTTCCGTTGGTGCTGGGCTACGACTTTTCAGGCAGCATCGTGGAGCTCGGCAGCAAGGTCGCGGGATGGCAAGTCGGCGACGAGGTCATCGGTTGCCCCAGCCTGATGCGCCAAGGAGCCAATGCGGAATTCATTGCCGTCGATCACCGTGTCATCGCTCGAAAGCCGAAGGCCTTGACGCACGTCGAGGCCGCCAGCTTGCCACTGGTTGGCCTGACCGCCTGGGGAGCACTGGTGGATCGTGCCAACCTGAGGGAAGACCAGACCGTTCTGATTCACGGCGGCGCGGGTGGTGTGGGCCACGTGGCCGCACAGCTGGTCCAGCTGCTGAACGCACGCCCGGTGGTGACCTGCGGCTCATCGCAATCGCTGGCATTCTGCCGCGATCGCCTGGGTCTGAACACCTGCCTCGACTACCGCGCCGAGGACTATGCCGATCGTCTTCTGGAAAGCACGCAGGGACGTGGATTCGATGTGGCCCTGGAGACCGTGGGTGGCGACAACATGAACGTCACCATGTCCGCCATGGCACCGCTTTCGCAGGTGGTGTGCATCGTGCCTTCGGCCATCGACGGGCTGCGCAGCGGGGCCTTCATGAAAAGCATCACCGTTCACTACAACATGATGACCGCACCGCTCGAGTACGAGCGGCAACCGGAGAAGCTGGGCGAGAACCTGGCTACCCTCGCCTACCTCGTCGAACAAGGCCAGTTGCGTCCGGTCGTTGATCGTGTCTGGCCTGTGAGCGAGATGGCTGTAGCACATAAGGCGCTGGAGGCTGGCGGCGTTACCGGTAAGCTCGCCATCGACGTTGCCGACGGCTGGCTTAACTGA
- a CDS encoding electron transfer flavoprotein subunit alpha/FixB family protein: MTALVIAEHDNAAIKGATLNTVTAAAQCGGEVHVLVAGHNAAAAAQAASQIAGVSKVIHADAEGFAHGLAENVAAQVIALAANYSHILFPATASGKNVAPRVAALLDVAQLSDVTKVVSADTFERPIYAGNAIATVQSGDKVKVITVRTTGFDAAAASGGSAAVESASAVADSGKSTFVGSEIAKSDRPELTAAKIIVSGGRALGSAEKFTEVITPLADKLGAAIGASRAAVDAGYAPNDLQVGQTGKIVAPQLYIAAGISGAIQHLAGMKDSKVIVAINKDPEAPIFSVADYGLEADLFEAVPEITRSA; the protein is encoded by the coding sequence ATGACTGCACTGGTTATTGCCGAACACGACAACGCCGCCATCAAGGGCGCCACCCTCAACACCGTGACCGCGGCCGCGCAATGCGGCGGCGAGGTGCACGTGCTGGTCGCGGGCCACAACGCCGCGGCGGCCGCCCAGGCGGCCAGCCAGATCGCCGGCGTGAGCAAGGTGATCCACGCCGACGCCGAGGGCTTCGCCCACGGCCTGGCCGAGAACGTGGCCGCGCAGGTCATCGCACTGGCCGCCAACTACAGCCACATCCTGTTCCCCGCCACCGCCTCGGGCAAGAACGTGGCCCCGCGCGTGGCCGCGCTGCTCGATGTGGCGCAGCTCAGCGACGTCACCAAGGTCGTGAGCGCCGACACCTTCGAGCGCCCGATCTACGCGGGCAACGCCATCGCCACCGTGCAGAGCGGCGACAAGGTCAAGGTCATCACCGTGCGCACCACCGGCTTCGACGCCGCCGCCGCCAGCGGTGGCAGCGCCGCCGTGGAGAGCGCCAGCGCCGTGGCCGATTCGGGCAAGAGCACCTTCGTGGGCAGCGAGATCGCCAAGAGCGACCGCCCCGAGCTCACCGCGGCCAAGATCATCGTCTCGGGCGGCCGCGCCCTGGGCAGCGCCGAGAAGTTCACCGAGGTCATCACGCCGCTGGCCGACAAGCTCGGCGCCGCCATCGGCGCCAGCCGCGCCGCGGTGGACGCGGGCTACGCGCCCAACGACCTGCAGGTCGGCCAGACCGGCAAGATCGTGGCGCCGCAGCTCTACATCGCCGCGGGCATCTCGGGCGCCATCCAGCACCTGGCCGGCATGAAGGACTCCAAGGTGATCGTCGCGATCAACAAGGACCCCGAAGCCCCGATCTTCAGCGTGGCCGACTACGGCCTGGAGGCCGACCTCTTCGAGGCCGTGCCCGAGATCACGCGGTCGGCATAA
- a CDS encoding electron transfer flavoprotein subunit beta/FixA family protein: MRILVPVKRVVDYNVKVRVKSDGSGVDIANVKMSMNPFDEIAVEEAVRLKEKGAATEVIAVSCGVAQCQETLRTAMAIGADRAILVETDAELQPLAVAKLLKALVDKEQPGLVILGKQAIDDDCNQTGQMLAALAGLPQATFASKVEIDGQNAKVTREVDGGLETLSVAMPAVVTTDLRLNEPRYVTLPNIMKAKKKPLETIKPEDLGVDVAPRIKTLKVSEPPKRGAGVKVPDVATLVSKLKNEAKVI; this comes from the coding sequence ATGAGAATCCTCGTCCCCGTCAAGCGCGTGGTCGACTACAACGTGAAAGTCCGCGTGAAGAGCGACGGCAGCGGAGTGGACATCGCCAACGTGAAGATGTCCATGAACCCCTTCGACGAGATCGCCGTGGAAGAGGCGGTGCGCCTGAAAGAAAAGGGTGCGGCCACCGAGGTGATCGCCGTCTCCTGCGGCGTGGCGCAGTGCCAGGAAACGCTGCGCACGGCCATGGCCATCGGCGCCGACCGCGCCATCCTGGTCGAGACTGATGCCGAACTGCAGCCGCTGGCCGTGGCCAAGCTGCTCAAGGCGCTGGTGGACAAGGAACAGCCCGGCCTGGTGATCCTGGGCAAGCAGGCGATCGACGACGACTGCAACCAGACCGGCCAGATGCTGGCCGCGCTGGCCGGCCTGCCGCAGGCGACCTTCGCGAGCAAGGTCGAGATCGACGGCCAGAACGCCAAAGTGACCCGCGAGGTCGACGGCGGCCTGGAGACGCTCTCGGTGGCCATGCCCGCCGTGGTCACCACCGACCTGCGTCTGAACGAGCCGCGCTACGTGACGCTGCCCAACATCATGAAGGCCAAGAAGAAGCCGCTGGAGACCATCAAGCCCGAGGACCTCGGCGTGGACGTGGCCCCGCGCATCAAGACCCTCAAGGTGAGCGAGCCGCCCAAGCGCGGCGCCGGCGTGAAGGTGCCCGATGTGGCCACCCTTGTGAGCAAGCTCAAGAACGAAGCCAAGGTGATCTGA
- a CDS encoding AMP-binding protein: MSAGTDFAWTPAPQTIERSNIHALCAMLGVRDYDGLHRLSLDDTFRFHQTAMRHLGFEWFRWPDALIAEGCDPRLPHWFAGGELNWVHNALRRGESDAGRHQIALICEQEDGRVQQLSYFELRQEALRKAAGLRASGIRRGDRVGLMLSMGKDAVVAFLAISALGAIAVPLFTGFGADAMVARLQACDARALITDRHLTRRGQTTDLWERLVLVTRQLPALRVVFITTEAPARSIAGKAVMPWSDVGRDQSIDSIEAMGANDPFMIVYTSGTTGRPKGAVHTHGGFPVKIVEDSAYHFDLKSGDRWLWPSDLGWIVGPITIVGALCLGATLVCYDGAPDHPDWSRMGAMIGRHQVTHFGASPTLLRGLMQNADSSLSAPRSDLQVLISAGEVLPEDVFDWYLNDFGNGRAPVINYTGGTEVSGAILGNVVTRPIKASGFNAASLAADVVAYDDAGLPCRNTVGELVIRRPFVGMTHGFWQEPERYFDAYWSQFPDVWTHGDLLLQDADGHSFIKGRSDDTLKIAGKRVGPAEVEEVARIQGVRDIAAVGLSDDVKGQRLVLVVVPESPSLATPELAQAVATAVRAGLGKPFAPASIHWIEMLPKTRNGKVLRRMLRRALENQALGDTSSLESTSMLMAVERLRASVFGPPPGSTQEAHA, translated from the coding sequence ATGAGTGCTGGCACTGACTTCGCCTGGACGCCCGCCCCCCAGACGATCGAGCGTTCGAACATTCACGCCCTGTGCGCCATGCTCGGCGTTCGCGATTACGACGGGTTACACCGGCTCTCGTTGGACGACACGTTCCGCTTTCATCAGACCGCGATGCGCCACTTGGGCTTCGAGTGGTTCCGCTGGCCTGACGCACTGATCGCCGAGGGTTGCGATCCGCGGCTGCCCCACTGGTTCGCTGGAGGCGAACTGAACTGGGTTCACAACGCCTTGCGCCGCGGCGAGAGTGACGCTGGTCGGCACCAGATCGCATTGATCTGTGAGCAGGAGGACGGCCGGGTGCAGCAGCTGAGCTACTTCGAGCTTCGGCAAGAGGCCTTGCGCAAGGCTGCAGGGTTGCGCGCCAGCGGTATCCGCCGCGGCGACCGGGTCGGACTGATGTTGTCCATGGGCAAGGATGCGGTGGTGGCGTTCCTCGCGATCAGCGCGCTTGGCGCCATCGCCGTTCCGCTGTTCACGGGCTTCGGGGCCGACGCCATGGTGGCTCGACTGCAGGCCTGCGATGCGCGGGCGTTGATCACCGATAGACACCTCACTCGCCGAGGCCAAACCACCGATCTGTGGGAGCGCCTGGTGCTCGTCACGCGCCAGTTGCCCGCTTTGCGCGTGGTTTTCATCACGACAGAGGCTCCTGCGCGCTCGATCGCCGGGAAAGCGGTCATGCCCTGGTCTGACGTGGGACGCGATCAATCAATCGATTCGATCGAAGCCATGGGGGCCAACGATCCTTTCATGATCGTTTACACGTCGGGGACCACAGGACGCCCCAAGGGCGCGGTTCACACCCACGGTGGCTTTCCAGTCAAGATCGTCGAGGACAGCGCCTATCACTTTGATCTCAAATCCGGTGATCGGTGGCTTTGGCCCAGTGACCTGGGTTGGATCGTCGGCCCGATCACCATCGTGGGTGCGCTGTGCCTGGGGGCCACACTGGTGTGCTACGACGGCGCACCCGACCACCCCGATTGGAGCCGCATGGGGGCCATGATCGGCAGGCATCAGGTCACCCATTTCGGTGCCTCGCCGACACTGCTCAGGGGCCTCATGCAGAACGCCGACAGCAGTCTGAGTGCACCGAGGTCCGACTTGCAGGTTCTCATCTCGGCCGGCGAGGTGTTGCCCGAGGATGTCTTCGATTGGTACCTGAACGACTTCGGCAACGGCCGTGCCCCCGTGATCAATTACACCGGCGGCACGGAGGTTTCGGGCGCCATCCTGGGCAACGTGGTCACCCGCCCGATCAAAGCCTCGGGCTTCAACGCGGCATCGCTGGCGGCCGATGTGGTCGCCTACGACGACGCGGGTCTTCCGTGCAGGAACACCGTGGGGGAGCTCGTCATTCGCCGCCCCTTCGTCGGCATGACGCATGGCTTCTGGCAAGAGCCAGAGCGCTACTTCGATGCCTACTGGTCGCAGTTTCCCGACGTCTGGACCCATGGCGACTTGCTGCTGCAAGACGCGGATGGCCACAGTTTCATCAAGGGGCGCTCGGACGACACACTGAAGATCGCCGGCAAGCGTGTTGGGCCGGCCGAGGTGGAAGAAGTGGCGCGCATCCAGGGTGTCCGAGACATCGCGGCCGTTGGCCTCTCCGATGACGTCAAGGGCCAGCGGCTGGTGTTGGTGGTCGTGCCCGAATCGCCATCGCTGGCAACGCCCGAACTGGCCCAGGCGGTGGCAACCGCTGTTCGCGCCGGGCTTGGCAAGCCATTCGCGCCAGCTTCCATCCACTGGATCGAAATGCTTCCGAAAACACGCAACGGCAAGGTTCTGAGGCGCATGCTGCGCCGCGCACTCGAAAACCAGGCATTGGGCGATACCTCCTCACTGGAGAGCACGTCCATGCTCATGGCCGTTGAACGGCTGCGGGCCAGCGTTTTCGGACCGCCGCCCGGATCAACACAGGAGGCTCACGCATGA
- a CDS encoding enoyl-CoA hydratase-related protein — MKYEDITVNRRKGVAEIQINRPEKYNAFRAQTIEELLDAFRQAGADRSVGVIVLTGAGDKAFCTGGDQSSHSDGGYGGRGAIGLPVDELQSLIRDVPKPVIAKVNGYAIGGGNVLVTVCDLAIAADHAQFGQVGPKVGSVDPGFGTALLSRVLGEKRAREVWFLCRRYSADQALAMGWINAVVPRNELDDEVQRWCDEILALSPTAIAIAKRSFNADTEHLRAVSALGFEALALFYGSAESREGVAAFAEKRKPQFRVLHQERDR; from the coding sequence ATGAAATACGAAGACATCACCGTGAATCGGCGCAAAGGCGTCGCCGAGATTCAGATCAACCGACCAGAAAAATACAACGCCTTCCGTGCGCAGACGATCGAGGAACTGCTCGACGCCTTTCGACAGGCAGGCGCCGATCGATCCGTCGGCGTCATCGTCCTGACGGGCGCGGGCGACAAGGCCTTCTGTACGGGTGGCGATCAGTCCTCACACAGCGACGGCGGCTACGGGGGGCGCGGAGCGATAGGGCTTCCGGTGGACGAACTGCAGAGCCTGATCCGCGACGTTCCCAAACCCGTGATCGCCAAGGTGAACGGCTACGCCATCGGCGGGGGCAACGTCCTGGTGACGGTGTGCGACCTGGCGATCGCCGCCGACCATGCACAGTTCGGGCAAGTCGGCCCCAAGGTGGGCTCCGTCGACCCCGGCTTCGGCACCGCTTTGCTCTCGCGCGTTCTCGGTGAAAAGCGCGCCCGCGAAGTCTGGTTCCTGTGCCGGCGATACAGCGCCGATCAAGCCCTGGCCATGGGCTGGATCAACGCGGTTGTTCCTCGTAACGAACTCGACGACGAAGTGCAGCGGTGGTGTGACGAGATTCTTGCGCTGAGCCCAACGGCCATCGCCATCGCCAAGCGCTCGTTCAACGCCGATACCGAGCATCTTCGCGCGGTGTCGGCACTTGGTTTCGAGGCGCTCGCGCTCTTTTATGGCAGCGCCGAGTCTCGGGAGGGAGTCGCCGCCTTCGCGGAAAAGCGCAAGCCGCAGTTTCGTGTGCTGCATCAGGAGCGCGATCGATGA
- a CDS encoding aminoacyl-tRNA deacylase, with translation MDRHGRTEGLVFELIELDHEAPTASAASEQVGCPVEDIVKTLLFEDDAVVVAAVLAGSDRVDRRKLQRLMGSTSLRLCSHDRVIEHTGYLPGGVAPMGFYKPTTVVIDRKITLRRSVITGGGTPRHLMRIAVDDLIAGAHATVEDIAEKA, from the coding sequence TTGGATCGCCACGGCCGCACGGAGGGGCTTGTCTTCGAGCTGATCGAACTCGATCACGAAGCGCCAACGGCAAGCGCGGCATCGGAACAGGTCGGCTGCCCCGTGGAAGACATCGTGAAAACCCTGCTGTTCGAGGACGACGCGGTTGTGGTCGCGGCCGTGCTGGCGGGCTCGGACCGGGTCGACCGCCGAAAGCTGCAGCGACTCATGGGCTCCACCTCGCTGCGTCTGTGCTCGCACGACCGGGTGATCGAGCACACCGGCTACCTGCCTGGTGGCGTTGCGCCCATGGGCTTCTACAAGCCCACGACCGTCGTGATCGATCGCAAGATCACCTTGCGACGAAGCGTCATTACCGGGGGCGGAACGCCCCGACACCTGATGCGCATTGCGGTCGATGACCTGATCGCTGGTGCCCATGCCACGGTGGAAGACATTGCGGAGAAAGCATGA
- a CDS encoding aminotransferase class III-fold pyridoxal phosphate-dependent enzyme: MDLQIQGLSTEQLGAGYRQVLVPWSVQGNLNPPVITHAKGSYFYDQHGKAFLDLTSGYVAVSLGHGHPKVVKAIQAQAERLCWTASSYFNDVRASYAELLQKISPWQEGLRVHFACGGGEANDDAVKIARLVTGRSKVLTAYRSYHGSTLGSSALTGVDRWRDPIPAPAGFAKFVAPYPYRSPFHTTDGPEEAQRALDHLKMVLSHEGAQNVAAILIEPVTGSSGLVLYPRGYLEGVRQLCDEHGILLVFDEIMTGFGRCGAPFAAQRVGVQPDMITFAKGASASYTPLGGVLVREKVARHFDTHLFDVGHTHAGHVLAVAGGLAALEVYLEEGLFERAKSIEKWLNTGLQQLRERHKIIGDARGLGAHFGIELVRDRETREPLVRWHHPDGSAPCERSIRNCSNAAFMPMAATT; this comes from the coding sequence ATGGATCTTCAAATTCAGGGCCTGAGCACAGAGCAACTCGGCGCCGGCTACCGCCAGGTGCTGGTCCCGTGGTCGGTTCAAGGCAATCTCAATCCCCCGGTGATCACCCACGCCAAGGGCTCGTACTTCTACGATCAGCACGGCAAGGCATTTCTCGATCTCACCAGTGGGTATGTCGCCGTCTCCTTGGGACACGGGCACCCCAAAGTCGTCAAAGCCATTCAAGCGCAGGCCGAGCGCCTTTGCTGGACCGCTTCGAGCTACTTCAATGATGTGCGCGCCAGCTATGCGGAGCTGCTGCAGAAGATTTCCCCGTGGCAAGAGGGGCTGCGGGTTCATTTCGCCTGCGGCGGTGGCGAAGCGAACGACGATGCGGTGAAGATCGCGCGCCTGGTGACCGGCCGGTCCAAGGTTCTCACGGCCTACCGCTCTTACCACGGCAGTACGCTGGGCTCGAGCGCACTGACGGGCGTTGACCGTTGGCGCGACCCCATTCCCGCCCCCGCCGGCTTCGCCAAGTTCGTGGCGCCCTATCCCTACCGCAGCCCCTTTCACACCACCGACGGCCCCGAGGAGGCACAGCGGGCGCTCGATCACCTGAAGATGGTGCTCTCGCATGAGGGCGCACAGAACGTCGCCGCGATCCTGATCGAACCGGTCACCGGATCCAGTGGTCTCGTGCTGTATCCGCGGGGTTATCTCGAGGGTGTGCGCCAACTCTGTGACGAGCACGGCATCCTGCTCGTCTTCGACGAAATCATGACGGGGTTCGGGCGCTGTGGCGCGCCATTCGCGGCACAGCGCGTGGGCGTTCAACCCGACATGATCACCTTTGCAAAAGGTGCAAGCGCCTCTTACACCCCCCTGGGCGGCGTCCTGGTGCGGGAGAAGGTGGCGCGTCACTTCGACACCCATCTCTTCGATGTCGGGCACACACACGCGGGCCATGTGCTCGCTGTCGCGGGCGGCCTGGCTGCGCTGGAGGTCTATCTGGAAGAAGGCCTGTTCGAGCGGGCCAAATCCATCGAGAAGTGGCTCAACACCGGTCTCCAGCAACTGCGCGAACGCCACAAGATCATCGGCGACGCGCGCGGTTTGGGTGCTCACTTCGGCATCGAACTGGTGCGTGACCGGGAAACCAGGGAGCCCCTGGTGCGCTGGCACCACCCCGATGGATCGGCCCCATGCGAACGCTCTATACGGAACTGCTCAAACGCGGCGTTCATGCCTATGGCCGCTACAACGTGA
- the gcvA gene encoding transcriptional regulator GcvA, producing the protein MSRRIPPLLAVRAFEAAARQASFSKAAEELFVTPGAVGHQIKLLEASLGVKLFERGPRSVALTDVGRRYFGEVQAVLERLEICSEDVRRTAQSNEVTLTAMPSFVTRWLMPRLGRFQASNPDVEVRLLASVPPVDFSRDRVDLAIRLGAGNYPAMQAVEIMREYFLPVASEAVAARVGAKGGPTRLFEAGLLHDEYEVRIPDQIDWPRWARMRFGNSVADAKWSRGMHFSHSYLTLDAATAGQGVAMASSVLAGTALMEGSLLPLDERWLPGPYAYRLLYPRDRPPSERVERLAQWIEAEARAFLEGLNKRFKLPMG; encoded by the coding sequence ATGTCTCGTCGAATTCCTCCGCTTCTGGCTGTTCGGGCGTTTGAGGCCGCAGCGCGCCAAGCCAGTTTCTCGAAGGCGGCAGAAGAGCTGTTCGTGACCCCGGGTGCGGTGGGTCATCAGATCAAGCTTCTGGAGGCGTCACTGGGTGTGAAGCTCTTCGAGCGTGGGCCGCGATCGGTTGCGTTGACCGACGTGGGGCGCCGGTACTTCGGGGAGGTGCAAGCGGTGCTGGAGCGCCTGGAGATCTGTTCGGAAGATGTTCGTCGGACCGCTCAGTCCAATGAGGTGACATTGACCGCCATGCCCTCGTTCGTCACGCGCTGGCTCATGCCCCGCCTGGGGCGCTTCCAGGCCAGCAACCCGGACGTCGAGGTGCGCTTGCTGGCGTCGGTTCCCCCCGTGGATTTTTCCCGGGATCGCGTCGACCTCGCCATTCGCCTGGGCGCGGGCAACTACCCTGCCATGCAAGCGGTGGAGATCATGCGGGAGTACTTCCTGCCCGTTGCCAGCGAAGCGGTCGCCGCACGTGTGGGGGCCAAAGGCGGCCCCACGCGGCTGTTCGAAGCGGGTTTGCTGCACGACGAGTATGAAGTGCGCATCCCCGATCAAATCGACTGGCCGCGGTGGGCCCGGATGCGCTTCGGTAACAGTGTTGCAGACGCCAAGTGGAGCCGTGGCATGCATTTCTCGCACTCTTACCTCACGCTGGACGCGGCAACCGCGGGCCAAGGTGTGGCGATGGCGTCGTCGGTGCTCGCAGGAACGGCCCTCATGGAGGGCAGCCTGCTGCCGCTCGATGAGCGATGGCTGCCCGGACCATATGCCTACCGTTTGCTCTACCCGAGAGACAGGCCCCCGAGCGAGCGGGTTGAGCGCCTGGCCCAATGGATCGAGGCCGAAGCGCGCGCGTTTCTGGAAGGCTTGAACAAGCGATTCAAGCTTCCCATGGGGTGA
- a CDS encoding tetratricopeptide repeat protein, producing the protein MITDAQGLSLTGASREAAAHFDQAVNAFNLYRGDPIGALDAALATAPRFAMAALLKVHLMAVATEPQASEAARELLAEVADWPLNEREQSHLVAARHILAGKWSAAANRLDHHHTEWPLDIVALQVGHLVDFFRANARNLRDRIARTLPQWSADTPGRHFLLGMLAFGLEENGQYAQAEDLGRAAIQLEARDCWAHHAVAHVMEMQARHEDGVGWAMSREPHWSGDDNFFQIHNWWHRALCHLELGQIDAVFRLYDGPIRASRSAVAADMVDASALLWRLQLAGHDVGDRWHELGDAWNAHADGHSYAFNDWHASMAWLGADRMADVQKLEARLRAAGQGSEAARWAGETGADLVSGFAAFWRGRFGDAIESLWRARSISNRFGGSHAQRDVIDLTLMEAALRSGKRSVAEALVRERLAQRPHSGMNQQLLRRVLAPLRDTGATAPQAA; encoded by the coding sequence ATGATTACCGACGCGCAGGGGCTCTCCCTCACTGGCGCCAGCCGAGAAGCGGCAGCACATTTCGATCAAGCGGTCAACGCTTTCAACCTCTACAGGGGCGACCCTATCGGCGCCCTCGACGCAGCGCTGGCCACAGCGCCGCGATTCGCCATGGCCGCACTGTTGAAGGTGCATCTGATGGCAGTGGCCACCGAGCCGCAAGCATCCGAAGCCGCGCGTGAGTTGCTGGCCGAGGTGGCCGATTGGCCTCTCAACGAACGCGAACAGTCGCATCTCGTCGCAGCACGCCACATCCTCGCCGGGAAATGGTCGGCGGCGGCAAACCGCCTCGACCACCATCACACGGAATGGCCACTCGACATCGTGGCTCTCCAGGTGGGACATCTGGTGGACTTCTTTCGCGCCAACGCCCGCAATCTGCGCGACCGCATTGCGCGTACCCTGCCGCAATGGTCGGCCGACACACCGGGCCGTCACTTCCTGCTGGGCATGCTGGCTTTCGGTCTCGAAGAGAACGGCCAATACGCGCAAGCCGAAGACCTGGGGCGCGCTGCAATCCAGCTCGAGGCGCGGGACTGCTGGGCCCATCACGCGGTCGCACACGTCATGGAAATGCAGGCCCGCCATGAGGACGGCGTGGGTTGGGCAATGTCGCGCGAGCCACACTGGAGCGGTGATGACAACTTTTTCCAGATCCACAACTGGTGGCATCGCGCGCTGTGTCACCTGGAGCTCGGCCAGATCGATGCCGTGTTCAGGCTCTACGACGGACCCATTCGCGCCAGCCGCAGCGCGGTGGCGGCGGACATGGTCGATGCCTCTGCCCTTCTGTGGAGGCTTCAGCTGGCGGGACATGACGTTGGGGACCGCTGGCACGAACTCGGTGATGCCTGGAACGCTCACGCTGACGGCCACAGCTACGCCTTCAACGACTGGCACGCTTCCATGGCTTGGCTGGGTGCAGATCGCATGGCCGATGTACAAAAGCTTGAGGCCCGTCTGCGTGCCGCAGGGCAAGGCAGCGAAGCCGCTCGCTGGGCGGGTGAGACGGGTGCAGACCTGGTGTCGGGCTTTGCCGCATTCTGGCGCGGCCGGTTCGGCGATGCCATCGAGTCGCTATGGCGTGCACGCTCCATTTCCAACCGATTCGGAGGCAGCCACGCGCAACGCGACGTGATCGACCTCACCCTGATGGAGGCCGCCTTGCGCAGTGGCAAGCGTTCGGTGGCCGAGGCATTGGTGCGTGAGCGGCTGGCACAAAGGCCTCACAGCGGCATGAATCAGCAACTCTTGCGACGCGTGCTGGCACCCCTGCGTGACACGGGTGCAACCGCGCCGCAGGCGGCCTGA